A section of the Elizabethkingia anophelis R26 genome encodes:
- a CDS encoding SRPBCC family protein, whose amino-acid sequence MKKFFKIMLWLFAIVFILLTVTMFVLGKKYHYEKSITINATPDKIWPHINSMKALNEWSPYMSLDPDMKRTYSGTSGEVGDTFMWESNKKEAGTGEQKLIEIVPGQSVKTSLHFIKPNEGLGVANLTLNSEGNQTKVTWSLDTEMNYPMNLMKLFMDGFMDDAYGRGLKSLKEISEK is encoded by the coding sequence ATGAAGAAATTTTTCAAAATTATGCTGTGGCTTTTTGCCATTGTATTCATCCTCCTTACTGTTACCATGTTTGTGCTGGGTAAAAAATACCATTACGAGAAGTCTATTACGATTAATGCTACACCGGATAAGATATGGCCACATATCAATTCTATGAAGGCGCTGAATGAATGGAGTCCTTATATGAGTCTTGATCCTGACATGAAAAGAACTTATAGTGGTACTTCAGGAGAAGTAGGAGATACCTTTATGTGGGAAAGCAATAAAAAAGAAGCAGGAACAGGAGAGCAGAAATTAATTGAAATTGTTCCAGGGCAAAGTGTAAAAACAAGTCTTCATTTTATAAAGCCTAATGAAGGTCTGGGTGTAGCTAATCTTACGCTGAATTCGGAAGGTAATCAGACTAAAGTAACCTGGAGCCTGGATACAGAAATGAATTACCCTATGAATCTTATGAAACTTTTTATGGATGGTTTCATGGACGATGCATATGGAAGAGGACTTAAGAGTCTGAAAGAAATCAGTGAAAAGTAA
- a CDS encoding nitroreductase family protein, whose protein sequence is MKTNAEILEDIIKSRRSIFPKDYTAEAIPQDVLDKILESANYAPSHKKTNPWRFRIFQGLEKTELGETLAELYKATTSPETFLEKKYIDISDKVNKANTVLSIVSDFSGKVPEWEEVAATAMAVQNMYLMATANNVGCYWSSPGMIHHIGEYLQLKENEKCLGFFYMGMK, encoded by the coding sequence ATGAAGACAAACGCAGAAATTTTAGAAGATATTATAAAATCCAGAAGAAGTATTTTTCCAAAAGACTACACAGCAGAAGCAATTCCGCAGGATGTTCTGGATAAAATACTGGAATCCGCTAATTATGCACCGAGTCATAAAAAGACTAATCCATGGCGATTCAGAATTTTTCAGGGATTAGAAAAAACAGAATTGGGAGAGACTTTGGCAGAGCTATACAAAGCAACCACATCTCCGGAAACATTTTTAGAGAAAAAATATATTGATATATCAGATAAAGTGAATAAAGCCAATACGGTTTTAAGTATTGTTTCGGATTTTAGTGGTAAAGTACCGGAATGGGAAGAAGTTGCAGCAACGGCTATGGCAGTTCAGAACATGTATCTGATGGCTACAGCCAACAATGTAGGCTGCTATTGGAGTTCACCGGGAATGATTCATCATATTGGGGAATATCTTCAGCTTAAAGAAAATGAGAAGTGCTTAGGTTTCTTCTATATGGGAATGAAATAG
- a CDS encoding IS110 family transposase, which produces MSNLEKKVIGVDVSSTILVMSFLDDENHSTIITINNSTTCIEKSLKRWDKHQFKIVVEATGSYSSKILYYAYSMGFEVYQVSGLSIKKFSEVKHHISKTDEQDAVLIRNFGEVMKMDPYEPKKENIEFLEQELNLWQDLEQEKARYTLKLKSLCQKPILNKSVIKHYETIIKRINKDIENLQKRLPSLEDKEFKENKDLLTSINGIGKKTALLLLASTNNFKNFKHSKALCKYFGVVPKMYHSGNKKISIGKCRTSKGFIRSILYVCSWSAIRFNKQCKALYERILEKKKCKKVALIAVCNKLLRQAFGIINSKIQYQHNY; this is translated from the coding sequence ATGTCAAATTTAGAAAAAAAAGTAATCGGAGTAGATGTGAGCTCTACGATTTTAGTGATGAGTTTTTTAGATGATGAGAATCATTCGACTATCATCACAATTAATAACAGTACAACATGTATTGAGAAGAGTCTGAAAAGATGGGATAAACATCAATTTAAAATTGTAGTGGAAGCCACAGGATCTTACAGTAGTAAAATTTTATATTATGCCTATTCTATGGGATTTGAGGTTTACCAAGTGAGTGGACTATCTATAAAAAAGTTTTCAGAAGTAAAACATCACATCAGTAAAACAGATGAGCAGGATGCTGTGTTAATAAGGAACTTTGGAGAAGTTATGAAAATGGATCCTTATGAACCGAAGAAAGAAAATATTGAGTTTTTGGAGCAGGAGCTCAACCTATGGCAGGATTTAGAACAGGAAAAGGCAAGATATACATTGAAACTAAAATCACTTTGTCAAAAGCCGATCCTTAATAAATCAGTTATAAAACACTACGAAACAATTATTAAAAGGATTAATAAAGATATTGAAAACCTTCAGAAAAGGCTTCCAAGTCTGGAAGACAAAGAATTTAAAGAAAATAAAGATTTATTAACCAGTATAAATGGAATTGGGAAGAAGACAGCTTTATTATTACTTGCTTCAACCAATAACTTTAAGAATTTCAAACATTCAAAAGCACTTTGCAAATATTTTGGAGTTGTCCCTAAAATGTATCATTCCGGGAATAAGAAAATATCAATTGGTAAATGTAGAACCAGTAAAGGGTTTATAAGGAGTATTTTATATGTCTGTTCCTGGAGTGCAATTCGTTTTAACAAACAATGCAAAGCGCTTTATGAAAGAATTCTGGAAAAGAAAAAATGTAAAAAAGTGGCATTAATTGCTGTTTGTAATAAGTTGTTAAGACAGGCTTTTGGAATTATAAATAGTAAAATACAATATCAACACAATTATTAA
- a CDS encoding FEKKY domain-containing protein → MKTNYQSTEYHAPQYATESNYLDLIKNRSAAFIKFGFAGIDGRNFQNKYGIGIWNMGCLVTSDLSRKAKINNAILKKYLDKKYGNSWEKDLGFKP, encoded by the coding sequence ATGAAAACAAACTACCAGTCTACGGAATATCATGCTCCACAATATGCGACAGAATCTAATTATCTGGATTTAATTAAAAACAGATCTGCTGCTTTTATAAAGTTTGGTTTTGCGGGTATTGATGGCAGAAATTTTCAGAATAAATACGGAATCGGAATATGGAATATGGGATGTCTGGTGACATCTGATTTATCCCGGAAAGCTAAGATTAATAACGCTATTCTTAAAAAATATCTCGATAAAAAATATGGGAATTCCTGGGAAAAAGACCTTGGTTTTAAACCTTAA